The Pedobacter roseus genome contains a region encoding:
- a CDS encoding OmpP1/FadL family transporter, with product MYRRINYIAAILVLVCGFGAQAQVTTSSPYSRYGLGNIKGSLLPQFRAMGGISTAVGKVTGFNNINMQNPASYAGINLTTIDIGMTAGTTNLTRGNLSQSSFNSTFSHLAFAAPVTRRSALSFGILPYSDLGYSYKNTVKVDTTTVNQLYEGEGGLSKAYLGYGYRFGDHLRIGGNLEYIFGNLQTTRATEFQSVGAINAKLQNKNSVAGLNYSYGIQYDFNVGKKTLVTLGYSGSTSGKINSTQTFFATQYTRDQDGNENTAIDTLSSINNGKSNLTLPLTHNFGIAIQQNDKWLIGADFRMSKWSKTTINNVSQGLQDSWGASLGGQWTPDAYSYNSYLKRIDYRLGVSYDKTYIQINNQDIKQMGASLGFGFPLPTATGGSAFYKINFTTEVGQRGTLNNNLVKEQYINFHLGFTLNDTWFRKYRVD from the coding sequence ATGTACAGAAGAATAAATTATATTGCAGCCATACTCGTTCTAGTTTGTGGTTTTGGTGCGCAGGCACAGGTTACCACATCATCACCATATTCAAGATATGGGCTTGGAAATATAAAAGGATCTTTATTGCCGCAGTTTAGGGCAATGGGCGGAATTTCTACTGCTGTAGGCAAAGTTACCGGTTTCAATAACATCAATATGCAGAATCCTGCATCCTATGCGGGCATTAACTTAACGACGATTGATATTGGTATGACCGCGGGGACGACCAATTTAACAAGAGGGAATTTAAGCCAATCGAGTTTTAACTCTACTTTTAGTCACCTGGCTTTTGCAGCACCGGTTACCAGAAGATCGGCATTAAGTTTTGGTATTTTGCCTTACTCTGATTTAGGTTATTCTTATAAAAACACTGTAAAAGTTGATACCACAACAGTAAACCAGCTTTATGAAGGTGAAGGTGGTTTATCAAAAGCCTATTTGGGTTACGGTTACCGTTTTGGCGACCACTTGAGAATTGGTGGTAATTTGGAATATATTTTTGGTAACCTGCAAACTACAAGGGCGACTGAATTCCAATCGGTTGGCGCCATAAATGCAAAACTTCAGAATAAAAACAGTGTTGCCGGATTGAATTACTCTTACGGAATCCAGTACGATTTTAACGTAGGTAAGAAAACATTGGTTACTTTAGGTTATTCTGGTAGCACTTCGGGCAAAATAAATTCGACACAAACATTCTTTGCTACACAGTATACAAGAGATCAGGATGGTAATGAAAACACTGCGATTGATACTTTAAGTTCGATCAATAATGGAAAATCTAACCTTACCCTGCCATTAACGCATAATTTTGGTATCGCGATTCAACAGAATGATAAATGGTTAATCGGTGCCGATTTCAGAATGAGCAAATGGTCTAAAACCACAATCAATAACGTGAGTCAGGGTCTGCAGGATAGTTGGGGAGCATCATTAGGTGGTCAGTGGACGCCTGACGCTTATTCTTACAACAGCTACCTGAAACGTATTGATTATCGTTTGGGCGTAAGCTATGATAAAACTTATATCCAGATCAACAATCAGGACATCAAGCAAATGGGTGCATCATTAGGTTTTGGTTTCCCTTTACCTACGGCAACAGGCGGTAGTGCATTTTATAAAATCAATTTTACAACAGAAGTTGGACAAAGGGGAACCTTAAACAATAATCTGGTAAAAGAGCAGTATATCAACTTCCACTTAGGCTTTACTTTGAACGATACCTGGTTCCGCAAGTACAGGGTTGACTAA
- a CDS encoding type III pantothenate kinase has protein sequence MRRLSIDIGNSSAKVAVFANKEIVHHQRFNKLGIIDLAQLIEKFSPAKSIISSVNQEIAPLEVFLKKHTEYTRFSTLLTNGVQNKYKTPVTLGLDRWAAVLGANGLYPASASLVVDAGTCITYDALSRSKEYFGGSISPGIKMRFKAVHEFTGRLPLVEWDESEGITEGTDTLSAIKNGVLQGIINEIEGFIALNNKKESALRVIITGGDANFLYKQLQNSIFAPQIIKDPYLVLKGLNEAIAD, from the coding sequence ATGCGCAGGTTAAGCATTGATATTGGAAATTCTTCTGCCAAGGTTGCAGTTTTTGCAAATAAGGAAATTGTTCACCATCAGCGTTTCAATAAACTGGGCATAATTGATTTAGCGCAGTTGATCGAAAAATTTTCACCAGCAAAATCCATCATCAGCAGTGTAAACCAGGAAATTGCACCGCTGGAAGTATTTTTAAAAAAGCATACTGAATACACCCGTTTTTCAACTTTGTTGACCAATGGTGTTCAGAATAAATATAAAACACCTGTTACTTTGGGTTTGGACAGGTGGGCAGCAGTTTTGGGTGCAAACGGATTATACCCTGCAAGTGCAAGTTTGGTGGTAGATGCCGGAACCTGTATTACCTACGATGCCTTAAGCCGGTCAAAAGAATATTTTGGCGGAAGCATAAGCCCGGGCATCAAAATGCGTTTTAAGGCGGTACACGAATTTACCGGCCGTTTGCCTTTGGTAGAATGGGATGAAAGCGAAGGGATCACCGAAGGAACCGACACCCTGTCGGCAATCAAGAATGGTGTTTTACAGGGGATAATAAATGAAATTGAAGGCTTTATTGCCCTTAATAATAAAAAAGAAAGTGCCTTGAGGGTGATTATAACGGGGGGCGATGCTAATTTTTTGTATAAGCAATTACAAAACAGCATCTTTGCGCCTCAAATTATAAAAGATCCTTACCTGGTATTAAAAGGATTAAATGAAGCTATTGCAGATTAA
- a CDS encoding DUF6427 family protein, translated as MINQFRKLNPINLVFLLAYTFFLRIAIFHETHDKLNFDFLEPFARLLINIDLDNAFAPSTNIFLAGILVYIQALIFNRIVNNHNLLGKPSFLPALMFITGTSLFMPFMILSPALICNFLLIWIIDKFLKLGKSANSITTVFDIGMIIGIGTLVYFPFMVMLLMIFLALLLFRSFNWREWVAGLIGFITVFFFLAVFYYWNDNLSSFYQIWKPLGNKFPSVFKINYNDYLVLIPVAVIIILASLQLRENFFRSFISTRKSFQLLFFMFIVSAASFYLKPDFRTWHFLLCVPPGAVLLAYYFSNAKKRWFYETLFLLFLLSIQYFLFV; from the coding sequence ATGATTAATCAGTTTAGAAAGCTAAATCCAATTAACCTCGTATTCTTGCTGGCATACACGTTCTTTTTGCGTATTGCCATTTTTCATGAAACGCATGATAAGCTGAATTTTGATTTTTTAGAGCCATTTGCCAGGTTACTGATCAATATCGATTTAGATAATGCCTTTGCACCATCTACCAACATCTTTTTAGCCGGGATTTTGGTTTACATCCAGGCCTTAATTTTTAACCGGATCGTAAATAACCATAATTTATTAGGTAAGCCCAGTTTTCTTCCGGCTTTGATGTTTATTACCGGCACAAGTCTGTTTATGCCCTTCATGATCCTTTCCCCGGCATTGATCTGCAATTTTTTGTTGATCTGGATTATCGATAAATTTTTAAAGCTGGGTAAAAGTGCCAATTCCATTACCACTGTTTTTGATATTGGCATGATTATCGGCATAGGTACATTAGTTTATTTTCCTTTTATGGTGATGTTACTGATGATCTTTCTGGCTTTATTACTCTTCAGGTCGTTCAACTGGCGCGAATGGGTAGCAGGACTGATCGGATTTATTACCGTATTCTTCTTTTTGGCAGTATTTTATTACTGGAACGATAATTTAAGTTCGTTTTACCAGATCTGGAAACCATTGGGCAATAAGTTCCCATCAGTGTTTAAGATCAATTATAACGATTACCTGGTACTCATCCCGGTAGCGGTGATTATTATATTGGCATCCTTACAACTACGCGAAAATTTCTTCAGGAGTTTTATCAGTACAAGAAAAAGTTTCCAGTTGCTGTTTTTCATGTTTATTGTTTCTGCAGCGAGTTTTTACCTCAAACCTGATTTCAGGACCTGGCATTTTTTACTCTGCGTGCCTCCCGGTGCGGTGCTGTTGGCCTACTATTTCAGCAATGCCAAAAAACGCTGGTTTTACGAAACGTTGTTCCTTTTATTTCTGCTTTCTATCCAGTATTTTCTGTTTGTTTAA
- a CDS encoding glycosyltransferase family protein: MKILYAIQGTGNGHISRAREIIPLLQKYGELDILVSGTQADVKLSQPVKYQLHGFSFIFGKKGGVDHYKTWLNMNLFRFRKDMKKLPLKEYDLIVNDFEPVSAWACKLQGIECVSLSHQAAFKSKKVPRPRTLDWGKLILSRYAPTKYHIGFHFDRYDTFIHTPVIRAEIRNLKSENLGHYTVYLPAIDDKRLVKLFTQLPNITWQVFSKHSKVAYQEGNVFVEPVNNEKFNKSLSTCEGLFTGGGFEGPAEALYLKKKLLVAPMRFQFEQQCNAYALKQFGLPVIWGSTRNWLPIIKNWVENPQKHEFDFPDETAQIIDDMVKKYARVSLES, from the coding sequence ATGAAGATACTATACGCAATACAGGGAACAGGAAACGGTCATATCAGCAGGGCGAGGGAAATCATCCCTTTGCTTCAAAAATATGGTGAATTGGATATTTTGGTGAGTGGCACACAGGCCGATGTAAAATTAAGCCAGCCCGTTAAATACCAGTTACATGGTTTCAGTTTCATTTTCGGAAAAAAAGGTGGTGTAGATCATTATAAAACCTGGCTAAACATGAATCTTTTCCGTTTCAGGAAAGACATGAAAAAACTGCCACTTAAAGAGTACGATTTAATTGTTAACGATTTTGAACCGGTAAGTGCCTGGGCCTGTAAACTGCAGGGCATCGAATGTGTATCCTTAAGCCATCAGGCTGCATTTAAATCGAAAAAAGTGCCTCGTCCGAGAACCTTAGACTGGGGAAAACTAATTTTAAGCCGTTATGCACCTACCAAATACCATATTGGTTTCCACTTTGACCGTTATGATACTTTTATCCATACCCCGGTAATCAGGGCGGAGATCAGAAACCTGAAAAGTGAAAATTTAGGTCATTATACCGTATACCTTCCTGCCATTGACGATAAACGTTTGGTAAAGCTTTTTACACAATTACCCAACATTACTTGGCAGGTTTTTTCTAAACACAGCAAAGTTGCTTATCAGGAAGGGAATGTTTTTGTTGAGCCGGTGAACAACGAAAAGTTTAATAAAAGTTTGTCTACCTGCGAAGGTCTTTTTACCGGAGGTGGCTTCGAAGGACCAGCTGAAGCACTTTATTTAAAGAAAAAATTATTGGTTGCCCCTATGCGTTTCCAGTTTGAGCAGCAATGTAATGCTTATGCTTTAAAACAGTTTGGTTTGCCTGTAATCTGGGGAAGTACCCGTAATTGGTTACCAATAATTAAAAACTGGGTAGAAAACCCTCAAAAGCACGAATTTGATTTCCCGGATGAAACCGCGCAAATTATCGATGATATGGTGAAGAAATACGCGAGGGTTAGTCTGGAGTCTTAA
- a CDS encoding UDP-2,3-diacylglucosamine diphosphatase, whose product MDKRNVDVVVISDVHLGTYGCHAKELLKYLKSIKPKTLILNGDIIDIWQFSKSYWPESHMKVIRKLMKFVSEGVQVHYLTGNHDEMLRKFDGMEMGSFHLQNKLILELDGKKAWFFHGDVFDVTMQHSKWLAKLGAVGYDTLILINSFVNWVLTAFGREKMSFSKKIKAKFKDAVKFINSFEQTAAELAIEKGYQYVVCGHIHQAEQREIATEEGKVTYLNSGDWVESLTALEYQNKNWTVFKYEHQHFTKDELDEGLLSDAEDLKSKLDINILLQNIKYEIAQ is encoded by the coding sequence ATGGATAAAAGAAATGTCGATGTAGTCGTAATCTCCGATGTACATTTAGGCACCTATGGCTGCCATGCAAAAGAGCTTTTAAAGTATCTGAAAAGCATTAAACCCAAAACTTTAATCTTAAACGGCGATATCATCGATATCTGGCAGTTTAGCAAAAGTTACTGGCCCGAATCGCACATGAAAGTAATCCGTAAACTGATGAAATTCGTTTCAGAAGGTGTTCAGGTGCATTATCTTACCGGAAACCACGATGAGATGCTCCGCAAATTCGACGGTATGGAAATGGGTAGTTTTCACCTCCAGAATAAACTCATTTTAGAGCTCGATGGCAAAAAAGCATGGTTTTTCCACGGCGATGTTTTTGATGTAACCATGCAGCATTCTAAATGGCTGGCCAAACTGGGTGCGGTTGGTTACGATACGCTGATCCTCATTAACAGTTTTGTAAATTGGGTGCTTACGGCATTTGGAAGGGAAAAAATGAGCTTTTCGAAAAAAATTAAAGCAAAGTTTAAAGATGCCGTTAAATTCATCAACAGCTTTGAGCAGACAGCAGCCGAGCTGGCCATCGAAAAAGGCTATCAGTACGTGGTTTGTGGTCACATCCACCAGGCCGAGCAACGCGAAATTGCAACTGAAGAAGGAAAAGTGACTTATCTGAACAGTGGCGACTGGGTAGAGAGTTTGACCGCTTTGGAGTATCAGAATAAAAACTGGACAGTGTTTAAATATGAGCATCAGCATTTTACCAAGGACGAACTGGATGAAGGACTCCTTTCGGATGCCGAGGATTTAAAGAGTAAACTGGATATAAATATTCTTTTACAGAATATAAAATATGAAATTGCCCAATAA